GGTAACAGAGAGCATTGTTACGACCAAGTCTTGCCGGGCAAGGTCTTGCAAAAGGTCTATATCGCGCGTAATGAGGGCATTTTTGGTGATTACGCCGACCGGGTTACGGAAATCGCAGAAAACCGCTAATAAACGTCGGGTAATCTGCATGTGTCGCTCTATGGGTTGGTAACAATCGGTATTTCCGGAGAGTGCAATTTGCTGAGGAATCCAATTCTTGGCCCTAAAAGCCGCTTCCAAAAGTTTGGGCGAATCTGGCTTGTATAAAATCTTGGTCTCAAAATCCAATCCTGCGGAAAACCCTAAATATTCATGGGAGGGGCGGGCATAACAATACACACATCCATGTTCACAACCACGATACGGATTAATGCCAAATGTAAATGGAATATCCGGGCTGTCGTTCTTGGACAGAATACTTTTGGAAGGATCCAAAAATGTTTCGGTGGTGATCTGACGCAATTCATCTGCTTCTAATGCAGCCGGATCGTATTCAACCCGACGCGTTTCAAAGCGGTTTTGAGGATTGTGGGTGGTTGCGCGTCCCCGTCGCCTTGGCATTTGATCGTGTATATCCATGAAATGAGGTGTCTTACATGTATAATACATATTTGCGTTGGTAAAATCAAGCCGACGGTGTATCTTTCGACGAAAGGTCGCGTACCAAAGGCTTAATTTCTGTTCATTCGCCTTTTTATTGTTTTCCAATAACATGCACAACCTCCCCAAGCCCATTACTTCTAAACCACCCCCTTTGCCCGTTAAAAAACGTCGTTTGATCTTCCCTATGCGTTTGGTCATGATCGTCATGTCTGGGTTTGGGTTATTGGCAGGGACAACGGCTTGGCTTACACGAAGTACCAGCAAACTCATGTACGAAACAGCCGAAGCGGTGCCACAGGCGGAGGCCGCTTTGGTGTTGGGTACCAGCAATCGCACGCGGTCTGGTGGGGTAAATCTTTACTTCAAATACCGCATGGATGCGGCAGCGGCGTTGTATCTTACAGGAAAAGTTCGGTACCTCTTGTTAAGTGGCGATCATCGTAAAGACAATTACAATGAACCCGGTATGATGCGGAAAGCCCTTAGGGAACGAGGCATCCCGAATAGAGCGATGAAAGAAGATGGTGCTGGGTTAAGAACTTTAGATTCGGTAGTACGGGCGCAAAAAGTGTTTGGCATTGAAAAAATGGTGATCGTTTCGCAAAGACAACATTTATTCCGCGCCTTGTATATTGCAAAGCATGAAAAAATAACGGCTTATGGCTTGGTTGCCCGAACACCAGGAGTTACACGACCCACTTGGATTCGTCAGACTGCACGGGAGGCATTGGCCCGGATTCGTGTCATTTTAGACCTTTATCTGTGGCGTGAAAAGCCCAGCCTAACCCCTAACCCTTCGAATTAAAATAAAAAAATATGAGTATCCGTACCGAACGGGTGGCAAGACTGGTTCAAAAAGAAGTGGCGGTCTTGCTTCAAACCGATTTTTTCGAGTCGTCGCAGGCAATGACAACCGTTACCCAAGCCCGTGTCACTCCCGATTTGTCTATCGCCTATATCTATATTAGTATCATGGGCGAGCCTATTGAAAGAAAAAACGCCTTTAAACGATTAGAAAACATTACCCCTGAAATCCGACATGCCTTAGCCGCCCGGATTCGTCATCAGGTTCGGGCTATTCCGGAGCTGCGTTTGATGTTGGATGAATCACAGGAGCAAGCCATGAAAATGGAACACCTTTTTGCTGATTTGCGCAAAGAACGGGAAGAAAAAGGGGAGGTGGTAGTGGATGCTACGCTGTACCCACATCTGAAGGAAGATTAGAGACCTGTTTGTGTTTTAGCCTAATTTCTGATGGATCATCCTTTGCTGATACCCGCCGGAACGTTCCCTTTGGAGTTTACGGCGGGGATTTTTTTGGTGGATAAACCGAAAGAGTGGACCTCGTTTGATGTGGTGGCCAAAATGCGGCGCATCCTGCATATCAAGAAAATTGGACATGCAGGCACACTCGACCCCATGGCTACTGGTTTGTTATTGGTGTGTGTAGGACGTACCGCAACGAGTCAAATAGACACCTTTATGGGTATGGAGAAGGAATACACCGGAATGATACGATTAGGGGAAACCACCGAAAGCTACGATGCCGAGTCGGAAGTCCTTGAAACAGTTTCCGCAGACCATCTCACGCTCGCAGACGTTCAAGCGGCAGGAATGGCTTTTAGGGGAGAAATCGGACAAAGACCGCCCATGTTCTCGGCCATAAAAATTGGAGGTGAGCGTCTGTACAAAAAAGCGCGAAGGGGGGAAATGGTAGAGGTTCCCGAACGGAGCGTCACTATTTATGATTTCGACTTGCTGGGAAAATCGGGTAATGATGTGCCGTTTCGGGTACGGTGTAGTAAAGGGACGTATATCCGCAGTTTAGCACATGATTTAGGACAAAAACTGGGAGTTGGGGCACATCTTACGGTACTTCGCCGGACGGGAATTGGGCCATTTCGGGTGGAAGATGCCTGGACAATGCCCCAATTAATGGAGATTCAACGGCCAACAATTAGCTGAAACGGCTAAAATCGGGTTTGCGTTTTTCGAAAAAGGCCGTTGCGGCTTCCTCGAAGGCTGAACTTTTTAGTGCTTCCTCAAACGCATCCAACTCACTTTCGATAACAGCCTTTAAGGCCAATTTTCGCTTTTCAGGGTTTAAAAGGCTTTTGGTATCACGGACAGCGTTTCCCGCAAGGCTGGTAAATTGTGTACAAACGTTCGTGGCTTCGTCATAGACAGATTCGTCCGTGGTCACGTGCGTAGCCAAGCCCATCTCATAGGCACGTTCCCCACTAAAGGGCGCTCCGGTCATGAGCAAATACCGTGCACGGGTGTGCCCAACAATAGAAGGCAGAAGCCAAGAAGACCCGAACTCCGGCAATAATCCCAATTGCGAAAACGGCAACGAAAGACGCGCATCTTTGGCCACCACAACCGCATCGCAGTGCATCAGCACCGTTGTCCCAATTCCAACCGCCAAGCCTCGAACAGCTGCAACCAAAGGTTTTTGTATGTTTAACACTGTATAAATAAAGCGAACCGTAGCTGTTTCGCGTAAGGGTGTTCCTGCTTGGGCAAAAAAGGCAAAGTCCATCAGGTCGTTGCCCGATGTGAAGTTTTCGTTGCCGCGTAGCAAGACAGCCCGTACTTCAGGGCGAGACTGAGTCGTAGCGATGGCATCCGCTAGGTGTCCATACATGTCTTGGGTCAGCGCATTTTTTCGTTCTGGTCGGTGAATGGAGAGAATCAGTACCCCATTCTCTAAGGATTCTTGGATCATAATTCAAATTAGGTTAGAAGATCAATTTGCCTAAAATAAGAAAAAAACGCAAGTTAACCTTGTTAAGGGGCTAAAATCTGATTGGTGGAAAAGGCTAATGCAATTTTTTTCCCAGACGGACTCAGCACGGTAGCCCGCATGTGTAAATAAGATTTACTTTGCTCTAAAACCTCGCCATGCACTTCTACATATGTATCTCTAATCGTAACGGGTCTTAAATAAGTGGTATTTAGCTGGGTAGTGACGCTGGTTGGCGCAACTAAATAGCTTAATGGGCCGAGCGTATTGTCTATGGCCGCCACAATAAACCCGCCTTGCATCAGGCCAATGGGGTTTTGAAATCGCGGGTCGTTTGGGAAGCGACAGATCAAAATACGGTTTTCGGTAAATGACACGTATTCGCCATTCATTTCGGTAAAGCACGGTGGCGGAAGCAACATCTTGCGCTTTGTGCTTTTTTCTTGGAAATGGTTTTCTAAAAGTTCGGCTAAAGAGGGCATAAGCAAGTAATTGATAAGCTTTTGGAATATAAAAGGCACGACAAAGCTAAGGATACGATTCGTGAAGGCAAATAAATATATGAATATTTGATTAATGTGTGTTTATGTGTTTTGAAACGGTTGTTTTTTTTTACGTTCATTGTGATTTTAAAATAGCATAAAAGCATTTGCTTCTTTTGTTTTTACAGTGCAATTCAATTATTTAAGATCAAGAGTCATGAATAGATTTAAGATTTATTTGATCGCCTTGGGTGCTTGTTTGCTTATTGGATGCGCCAAGGACGTTCGACGAGAACCAATCTCAACGGCTCATAACCTCATTCCTGCGCATATAACGTCCTTACTCAAGGAAAAAAATCAAGTTGCTATCAATGAGCGGGGGCTAATTATCTTTTCGCTCTACAAAAACTCGGAAGACTTAAAGGCTTATGTGAAATCTTTCAAGGAAATATATGCCAAGAAATACCATAAAAAGATCATGATTATTCTTCCGAATCAAAAATATATCTCTGATTCCGAAAAAGCACATTATGCGTGGTTTGAAACACCTTTAACAAACCAACTATACCTTAAAGAACGATTAGATCAGCTTCGGGTTTGTACCACTACTTGCGCAGATGGCATCGGGATTTACAATTTAAAACATTATACAATTGAGGAAGGATATAATCGCTTGTTATTGCCTGATGAACTTATTCAACGTCTTACTTTGTAGGTATTCTAACCCTTTAAATTGTAATAAGATGAAAAAAATTAGTTGTCTTTTCTTTGTTCTTGTGTTCTACAGTGGATGCAGAACCACCCATCAAACATCTGAATTACCAGCACAAATAGAGCAGTTGGTAAAGGAAAACTTGTCTGCTTATACTTCGCCGAAAAAGACGACTAATATCTCCTTAGATGCTGTAACGCCGCAGGCATTGTACCCCGAAACAGCGATAGGCAACACGGGCCAATTGGTATTGGCAGCTCCTACCTCCTTTATCCTGCATCGAGATTCCCTCTATATTGTGGATTTTAAAAACCATCATATAGCGGTGGTTTCGGCAAAATCGTCTGCTATTTCAAGGACCACTGGGCGCAATGGCCAAGGGCCTGGGGAGTTCAGTCAGCCCACCAGTATTTGCAACAATGGCCAGTATATTTTTGTAGAAGACCGCAATAATGGCCGGATACAAGCTTTTTCGCAAGAAATGAACTATGTGGATAGTCTGCCTATTGCCTCAACACTCCAAGGCA
This Bacteroidetes Order II. bacterium DNA region includes the following protein-coding sequences:
- a CDS encoding PA0069 family radical SAM protein encodes the protein MDIHDQMPRRRGRATTHNPQNRFETRRVEYDPAALEADELRQITTETFLDPSKSILSKNDSPDIPFTFGINPYRGCEHGCVYCYARPSHEYLGFSAGLDFETKILYKPDSPKLLEAAFRAKNWIPQQIALSGNTDCYQPIERHMQITRRLLAVFCDFRNPVGVITKNALITRDIDLLQDLARQDLVVTMLSVTTLHDELVSTMEPRTSRPLARLKAIESLALAGIPVGVMVAPVIPGLTHEEIPEILQAARDYGAQVAGYQMVRLPGAVQGLFLQWLDKELPLRAQKIKHRLEDLHGKELRDSRFGHRMKGKGIWAETVRHIFRVAHRKNGYSTKFPKTRTDLFQVPQKSGDQLDLF
- a CDS encoding YdcF family protein → MHNLPKPITSKPPPLPVKKRRLIFPMRLVMIVMSGFGLLAGTTAWLTRSTSKLMYETAEAVPQAEAALVLGTSNRTRSGGVNLYFKYRMDAAAALYLTGKVRYLLLSGDHRKDNYNEPGMMRKALRERGIPNRAMKEDGAGLRTLDSVVRAQKVFGIEKMVIVSQRQHLFRALYIAKHEKITAYGLVARTPGVTRPTWIRQTAREALARIRVILDLYLWREKPSLTPNPSN
- the rbfA gene encoding 30S ribosome-binding factor RbfA, with translation MSIRTERVARLVQKEVAVLLQTDFFESSQAMTTVTQARVTPDLSIAYIYISIMGEPIERKNAFKRLENITPEIRHALAARIRHQVRAIPELRLMLDESQEQAMKMEHLFADLRKEREEKGEVVVDATLYPHLKED
- the truB gene encoding tRNA pseudouridine(55) synthase TruB, encoding MDHPLLIPAGTFPLEFTAGIFLVDKPKEWTSFDVVAKMRRILHIKKIGHAGTLDPMATGLLLVCVGRTATSQIDTFMGMEKEYTGMIRLGETTESYDAESEVLETVSADHLTLADVQAAGMAFRGEIGQRPPMFSAIKIGGERLYKKARRGEMVEVPERSVTIYDFDLLGKSGNDVPFRVRCSKGTYIRSLAHDLGQKLGVGAHLTVLRRTGIGPFRVEDAWTMPQLMEIQRPTIS
- a CDS encoding enoyl-CoA hydratase/isomerase family protein: MIQESLENGVLILSIHRPERKNALTQDMYGHLADAIATTQSRPEVRAVLLRGNENFTSGNDLMDFAFFAQAGTPLRETATVRFIYTVLNIQKPLVAAVRGLAVGIGTTVLMHCDAVVVAKDARLSLPFSQLGLLPEFGSSWLLPSIVGHTRARYLLMTGAPFSGERAYEMGLATHVTTDESVYDEATNVCTQFTSLAGNAVRDTKSLLNPEKRKLALKAVIESELDAFEEALKSSAFEEAATAFFEKRKPDFSRFS
- a CDS encoding PaaI family thioesterase, which produces MPSLAELLENHFQEKSTKRKMLLPPPCFTEMNGEYVSFTENRILICRFPNDPRFQNPIGLMQGGFIVAAIDNTLGPLSYLVAPTSVTTQLNTTYLRPVTIRDTYVEVHGEVLEQSKSYLHMRATVLSPSGKKIALAFSTNQILAP